The Rosa chinensis cultivar Old Blush chromosome 7, RchiOBHm-V2, whole genome shotgun sequence DNA segment TCAACATTAGTGAGCATCATTGGGAAAATTGGTGCAGAGGCTGAAGGGCTTTGGTATGAATATTGTAGCTGGTAATGCTATAGAGGCAGATATTTTGGGGATTATATATCGTCTGTTGACTGTGTTGGAGAATGGTTCTAGCCATATTGTGGTAAAAGCGACTGTGCCCAGTCGCCACTGCAAGATGTTTAGTTAGAAACCTGGCCAATTCCTCTTTTCAGCTTACTTGATAGTTGAACAGCATATTGTGAGTTGTGTGCGTGAATTGAAGGTTTTGCTGCCAGTGACTTCCAGCCCAAGTCATGGAGTTTTGACCATATTACTAGTTACTACCCTACTACCCTCTCTAGTTCCAAGCATTTGGCAAGAGATTTATGCCATAAATGTTTAGATCACAGTGGTGCTACGATTGAAGGGTTCACTGTTAATACTGGCATGCACTTGTTGAGGCTGAGACATGGGGGGTAACTCTCTTAACTCTCTATAGCAGCAGCCAGAGTGATGACAGAGAAAACAGCTGTCTTACGCTGGGATAGTCCATTAATCGCTGTCTATGTTAAGGACTCTTAATTAGGCTAAAATTAGCGGCTCACTAGCTGCTCTGGTCCTCAATATAGAATTAGCTAAGAACGTTGGCTCACTATTCAGTCTCTACATTGTTTTTTGCCCTCAAATTCTTGCTATTACAGCTGAAGAATCTGTTTTCTGCAGTCTGTTCAACTAAGCGCCGTTTTGTTCTCGTATGACTTGGTGAAATGTTTAATGGCCTTTCATGCAAAGTAATGGATCAAAATTAAGACTTGAAAACATATTCATCAATAGGCATTGTAAGTGTGTAACTAATCGATGATTGCAGGCTAGAGGCCTCTCAAGGATTAGGAAGTGCAACAAACCGAACCAATATCACTTTCATACTGATCAATTACATGACTTCAACAGCACAGGAGACCTGACTAAAACCTATATAGAAAGCTTGAGTGTTCATaatcttcggactaagagcgtccgcaagcatcaatttttgaccatattaaacatcattgtttcggtctaatccaaatattcttggaaattgatttcttggtagcatagctctgaaatcttattattttagttttcgtggaagtttagctccgaaactaattcgtttttgtttcaccctttttcaggatgtcaaacatgaacaaactcgattttgttccattagattatgcaggcaaagggTATTTAGACTGGGCCATTGACATTGAGATCCATCTTACTGCCCGAGATTTATTGCATatatacaatccaagagctttttcctatagaaacagctccagatcctcaaactgagaaagataattccagggcacttgccttcatgaaacgtcacatggatagcgACAtctagtttgagttcataaatgaggatagcgccataaagctttggcaagcgcttcgtgaacgttatggcaatgttcgtacgtgactccatccttccgaaTATAGAAGCAGAATAGAATGATCTTCACTCCTCTGAATTTGACAcggtcatgcaattttattcggaaacTCTTCGCATAAGATCAATGATGCGTCTATGTGGAAAGataatcacagaagaccaattgattgagaaaaccctcaataccttccctgtctatgtTATGAGGTCCTCAGAATTATTCcagactcatgtaaatgcaagacggatcacaagttttcaacagcttattgaagctatgagcagagaaattgataggcctcaagatggccatcaagagcatcgtcccatGGCTACCTTGTGTTTGACTTGCTTCAACTTGAAGCTCCACCGAAAAAGTTAAAAGCTTTGCAGATTGGTACTCGCCACCAAACCGCCACCAACTTTAGGCTTATTAACTAGTCAAGTCGCGGGGCGGCCAAACCTCGATCCCGGCGAGGTCCTCCATGCGCCGGCTTCTGAACTTTCCCACGCGGCGACTCACGCCAAGTCAATACTTACACGATATCGCCGTCGATCCGATTCGCGACTGTTCTCATCCCTCCCTCGGTCGATTTCAATTCAGAATTTACCCTGGTTACCCCTTTAAAAAATTTTACCTTCTTTCacttgtttaattttttttttttttgattcagtCTTTGCAAATTTAACATCTGTTAATGAAGAGTTTGTATGTATGGACAGCTTAGATTATATAGATGACTGACCCCACAGATGAATGGTTGAGATTGCTTCGTAATATTAAAATATTCGTCGGTACAAGTGCACTGTTGGTGCATAGAATCCGTTCCCCTGAAAGGGGGAAAGGTAAGTTGATGACTGtgcattttcaattttgagagTACACGTATGCTTGGAATTGATTGAAGTAGGAACGAGTTAATGAATAGAATTCTTTTCCGTTTTGGTCTCCgtcatttataaaaaataattttccaGTTTATTTTTCTAAGGCCTATATTTGTTTTTTGGCGTTAAAGCAGTAAATGTAGCCCCTTATCACCATGAAGGAAAAGTCGGACTTTTGGGGGAGTTGGAATGGGTAAAGCGGTACACAATTTCTGACTGTCTACTATTGCCATGCGATATACCTCTCGTACTGTTGAGTTTTGACTTGTTTTTGTTCGTACTTGGCCATAGAATGAAAGAAGTATGATTAATATTTTtctatgaaagaaaaaaaaaaaaaacaaaattgaagaagTTATACTTCTTAATCGTaagtttttcaatatatgaatggaaaaaaaaaatgaagaagttattgcACCAAGTAAAATGCAAAAGATATACATAAACCTAGCGTACGCCAAGGCTTTGGGATCGGAACGATCCTCTTAGATCAATACTAGTCTGCAATTACATGCTCTGCACGTGTACGAAAAATTttcgtttaaaaaaaaaagtgggtagttattgcagaagaAATAGATTCCCTGATAGTTATTGCAAAGAGAAAATAGTAGGAGAGAAAGTTGGGGGTTCtgaaattatttgtttttaattttgttaataaaaatctattttataattgttctattttttttttagaattttatAATTGTTCTATTTATCCtcgtgatttaatttattctcaaagttttttaatctatCAGAGTTAAATCTATCAAAATttttagttttggctaacaaagcctttTCTCTTAATAAAAGTGTATAGATTCatgccaccaaaaaaaaaaaaaagatcaatgcTACCTGCAATTCCTTCCGGTTACATTCATGGAAGATTTTCTTCTGTTCGACTATATATGGGTCAATTATACTATCACTACCTTTTTCAGTATCTCACATTATATCCGATGCTTCATTAATTAGAtgtgatattacatctaatagtgtgtgtgtgtctatatatatatatatatatatatatatatattaggttTATTTTTAGAGTTAATTCGATTCAAgtcctttttgttatataaaaattaGATCTAGTCCGCGcatattttcttattaattgcggtccatttgctttttttaatagtccattttgcccttggaactaaataaggtaaataatttcaaattcactaattagatcacaattttagctcaattttaaattttaaattcaaattccaaaatttgcAATTCATCAATAATAATTTTCAGACAAAGAAGACTGAATGCATTCATATAACTTAATGTACCTAAGATGTAGGTCTAATACTTATATACCTACATTATAGGATGAAaaacattagaacaaaaattcaaacattattGCCTCATTTGTATCTATGTAGTAGGTATTTGAAGTTGTATCGTAGAGATTTAATCTACCTAGACATACGAAGCAGGAAAACAAAACATAGAATATATTCTCAATCTAATCAAAAggtacaaatatgtatatatagaactTATACCTAATTACAAGATAAAATGTATGAAAGAGAAAATGTGAGATAATGAGAGAACcttagatatagagatatagagaaacttgatttttttttaaacttgtgaAATCTTACCAATAAATAAGGCATAtaaatgtgaaataaaaatgtctaatcAAATTCTATGACAAATATAAGGCACTATGAATAAATCCTAGTGGATTAAGTAAAACCAATGGAGGATGATATGACTGTAAATCCATGTAGTTGAGCTTGGAAAGGATCATACCAAATATAAAGAAGTCCAAGCTCCGGTTGGACGTGTATTCATATATTAACATTTTTTCATCATTTTGAATGCAGCAGCCCAAAAGCTGCACAAGATTACGGTGCTGAAGTTTAGCTATCAGTATAACTTCATTTTTGAACTCCCTCATTCCTTGACCAGATTCCTTGGATCGCCTCTTTACAGCTATTTCTTTCCCTCCTATCAATGTACCCTATTGATCGTTGTTCATAAAAGTCATGAAATTTATCATAAGGGTAgctcatttcaatttgcatacaatTGCATTACCTTGTACACAGGTCCAAAACCGCCTTGTCCCAGTTTGTTGTTGCTTGAAAAGTTATCAGTGGCATCAGCAATAGTGGTGAAGTCAAATAGCGGCAACTCCATGtcttccctttcttcttcacagTAATCCATTCTGCAATCCAGCAATCTTCTAACATCTGAATAGTGGATATCGTCATCATGAATCATGAATGTGTTTTTGTCAATGGTTGTGATTAGATAATATCATAATTGCAGATCACTAATTATGGAACAATTATAAAGTTTACGATTTTGGACTGAAGGTAATATACTTTAGTTATCAATTTCAAACAAGAAATCAATTGGACAATAAAATATTGCTAATGTTACGTTTTTccataaatttcaaaataatgATTACATCGCAATTAATCAAGAATACAATAAATGCCTTTAAAATTAGTATTTTCAGCTTTTAAGATATTTAATAAGGGTATATTCGGAATGCACGAAAATGAAAATTGGTAGTGTTAAGTCagcaaaatataaatggaaagaaatccAATGTGGCAGTTGAGTCATaggaccgcaattaacaaaaaaaatcaaccgGACTATATCTAATAAGGGGTGTGAATTTTGGACTTAGATCTAATTAACGTATCTCATTCTTTTGTTAGTACCTTTTTCTATATTGATTAATTGTTTTCCAAGTTCTTTGTACCATCATGGTCTAATCGATCTTTACTCATTTTTGTtcacaaaattttcaattttaatagGATAATTGTTGAAATGAAGCAAAGAACAATTCATTGAATCTCAAAACTCTTTGACAGAAGTAGTtatttcctctttcttcttccttctttcttcatCTTATGCAGGTAAGGAAGTTAGTTGTAAACTGATTCTCTAAGGTAAATTCATTGCTTGATTTTAATGTCTGCTCGAGGAAAAAGTAGTGCCATAAACTACAATGAAGGGAAAATGCAGGCTGCCTTTTCTTTGGCAACTTGCATGAGTGCAAAAAAATCTTAGTCCTTTCACTGTTTGATTGCAGATTAACATAGCCTTCATCAAGTCCATTCAAATATCAACTTATAACTCTCAAGGTCAGTAAAGTTCTGATatatttctataaaaaaatttcttttgtgaTTATTTCAGATTGAGTTTCTCATAGAAAGAAGATCATGGAAGAAGGCACAAAAAAAGAACCAAATGAAAGTGTGAGAAAAAACCCAAATAGAATATAAGAAGGTGGATTCCGATCGCCGGCCGCCGCCCAtcggacttttctgaaaacctcacagGGGCGGAATCCGTTCACCGGCGGCAGGATTTCGGGCAACTTTGGCCGGATTCTAatcaccggccgccgcccatcggacttttctgaaaacctcaccggaaagtttattgcccccaatagacatctattaccccccaatagaggggcaatatacctctattgccccctaatagaactttcagttgctggaatgagaactaatctccttaaaattagacaaataaaactttgattaaagaaaaaaaaacgaagagattatatcaattcaataGGTCTGTTgctctccaatagacgtctattgccctccaatcgACATCTattccccccctcccccccccccaaatagacattcaaaacttcttttttctttccttctgtcccataactaaaaaaaaaaaaaaaaaaatttgatttgggcaccctaTCGGAGTTCAACCGTGAGACTCAAGACCAGAAGTCGTCTTCAGCGGGAGATGTCGTTTAGTGTCTTGGTCCAGATCCAGAAGCGGCGAGCTGACGAGCTGACCAGAAGCAGCGTCTTCAGCCAGAGACGTCGTCGAGCTCATTGCTGGAGTAGCAAGAGGAAGAAGGCAGAGTGCTCCTCTGCCAGAACTAgagattggagagagagagagggagaaaccAAATGGCACCAGGACTGAGTTCGACGAGGAGAGAGCGACAGAGCTTtcatggcagagagagagagaccggagGGCAAGGACGCAAGGGGATGGAAACCTTCTTCTCCGGTGAGGTCGATCTCGACCATCACTCACATCCTCACCTTCTTCGTCGGTTAAATTTGAAGATCCGTTTCGAACTTCTACTGGGACTTCTGCACGATCTCACTGTTGTCTTCGTTTCCTACGACcgtgtattaaatataaaagtagaaattataacaacttaaaactgtgcatttattatcaatcgtcagattcacttgtccctcaaaAACAGTCCCTTAGGTGAACATGCCTTAGTACTGTATAGCGATTTTTTATTAAACTTGGACGGTTAAGCTGATTTATTAACTCCGAGTATTGTTCATTTCAGTTCATTTATGAGAAGTAAATCTGTAGGGAAGAAAATTCTCTCTGCTATACAGAAAACCATGTCAAATGTTGGCGGCATTACTTGAAGTCGATTCAGATTCAAAGCTCTACTATAGATGGACAGAATTCTGACAGTAGGGAGCTATCCAGCTTATTGGCAAATCTTAAAGAAGTTGAGAAAATCACTTTTGAATTACAATGGTTGTCAAACAATTAGGCAACTACCTGTACTGGAACAAATAAATATGTATAATTACCAAGTATATATCTCTGGTTGATTAGTCTTCCATTTACAATATATCTAAAGCATCACAACTGTATTCcaggggcttttggtcaaggaccctaaaaaaaataaaaaaaaaccacgTCTAATAGCAATTTAACCTCATTTTCTTAAAGTTCaatattttttgaaaaaaaaaaaaacttttttttattttttattttttatttttactgctTTTTGTATAAAACACGCTTTATACAATAATCAAAACGCGTATTCAACCGCGTATATTCTACTCCACGCGTATTCAACCGCGTATATTATACTCCTttatagctctctctctctctgtctttctttctctctttctagctctctctctctgttcatctcaaaaaaaaaaaaaaaatagctctgtctctctgtctctctttccTAAATCAATTTCATTCTCGACTCGCCGGAGATGGCAACTCTTTCGCCGGATGTCAATGGTAATGTTTCATTTCCAAAAGCTTCTTCTTTTCAAGTTTCAAAATGTTGTTCTAACCCTAATTTTGCCAGAGCACTGAGTTTCAATTCCAACTCCAGAAAGCTCCACTTGGTTCTTGATCTGGATCACACACTCCTCCACACCACTCAACTCTGTAATCTGACACCTGAAGAAGACTATCTCAAGATCGGAACCCATCCTCATCGAGATGTGTTCGTGCTTGAAACTGTGATCACCAAGCTCAGGCCCTTTGTCTGGAGATTCTTGGATGAAGCCAGCAAGATGTTTGAGCTGTATATATACACAAAGGGTAACCGGTACTATGCGGGTCTAATGGCTGCCCTGCTTGATCCTAGGAAGGAATATTTCCCTTCCAGTTCTAGAGTCATATCCTGCGAGGATCACGGAATCGTGGGGCGATATAAGAGTCTGGATGCTGTGGTTGGCTGCAATTATTCTAATGTTTTGATTCTTGATGATACAGAAGCGGCATGGACAAAGGAAAGCCGGGACAATCTAATCGTTGTCGAGAAGTATTGTTTCTTTAGGCACAAAATGGGCGTACCTAAATGCAAGTCTTATGCTGAGTTAAAGACTGATGAGTGTGGATATCTTGCAGCACTTCTTGAAGTGCTTAAGGTAATCAACCGTATCTTCTGTGATGAACTAGCCATAAATCCTTCTGGTGTAGATGTGAGGGATGTGTTACAACTGTTTGGAAACAATTCGTCAAGAGGTTAGTGACCATGTATGGTTTTGTTCTGTTGCTATCTAGTCACAAACTATGTTTCGTGCATATCATTTCGTAATGTTCATTTGGTATGTTCTGTAAAGTTCATTTTGGAAATAATTGGTAATAGGTTTACTACTAAGATTTACTTGTTTGACAACTACCTCTTGGTTGAAAATTTAGCTTTTGATACAACTAGCATTTTTACCATATAGCTAAGGTATTATATGTTGCTTTCATGAACTCCCACTTTTTCCTACTTATGTTGTAAGCTTCAAGGCCTTTCCTTTCATGAAGGATTATCCAACATCTACACAGGGAGCGCCTTAACTAGTGTGTTTATTTAGAGGAGAACTGCTAGTACTAATGCTATTGCTGCTTTTAGAGAATGACAGCTACTCAAATAGTTGATGTTCCTCTGCTGTTGACCGTGCTCACAAGGCTCTTACCTCCTTCACAAATGGCCATTCTTGTCAAATTGCTTAACGATTACAGGACAAAGAAAAGTAGCCAACAAAAGCTGAATCCAATAGTGAGACTCATCGTTGGTGAAAAGGTTTTGCCTTCAGAAACAAATTGATGTCATCAACTACTCATACTGCTACTGACTTGAAGCTTCGAAATTCCTCAGGACGAGTGTTATGCTACTGCTCTGATGCTTACCAAAAGCCTCAACAATTTCAAGGAAAATAAGATAACCCCACCCCAGCTGGTCTGAAGGTGAGACTGTTAGTTGGTTCGATTGTGCAAAGTCCTTTGATTTCAGTAATCAAATCTTTCTGGAGAAAGCAGAAGCAAGACCAAGCCACTGGGTGATGATTCAAATTCTTTTGTTCAACAGCTTCCCTTTGGAGATATATAGTTATCCTTTAGTTAGACTCCAATAGTTTATTTCCATGTTAACATACTGtaaagacaaattttttttagtgCACTTACATCCCCTGATGTAATATGGGTACATTAGTTTGCTCGATATGTTTTTAGTTGTAATGCTTTTGTCGTGTGGGAATACTAATATTTGTGGGTTCAATGTTTGTAGTCCTTTCACTTGTGAATGAATTAGCTTTTACTATTAGTGGTTTGTTGATATCTTCGTTTATGCATTCAATTCGACTTGAAGTTCCTTAGCATAGTAGTGATGGGAAAGACATGGAAGCAATGCCTCTCAAGTATCCTCGGATGCCAAAGTAGAAAAAATGTGTTTTTGGGTGAAGACGATAGAGAGGGGGGTATTTTGGAGATACAGCTAGTATTTCATCAAACATAATTTAATTTGAGAATGAAATGGGAGTAGGATCTTAAAAATCTGTTATTGTTTGATCAAGTATTGGTTATCTGTAAATGCTCAGGGCTGATCATGGTCATCTCCTTAGTAATCACTATCGTTAATTTGATTTTAGGCACGGTTCTGCAAAAGTACATCTCCTAGATTTGGTACGGTTGATTCAGTTTATAACTTATATCGATCTGACGTGATGTGCAGTCTCCAGTTGATACTTGATGCCTATTTAGTCTTTCTCGCATGATTAATCTGGACTTAGATGCAATATTTGAGaattaaaacataaaaatgtgtgaaaatcaatcaatcatagCTTGCAGTGTTTTCCAAGTCTCATGAACATCAGCTGGCCAAAACTTGTATGAGGCAATTCAGAATCCTATTAACTAATAACGGATTGCTATATAATTAAAGAAGTGAAAGAAGAAACGAGCATTTCTAAACTTTTCTTGCACTAATATCCCTAGATCATGTAATATGACGTGCTTTCAGTTCTAATCCGACGGTCATTTGTGGCTTGTGGATCTCCTTTTTGAAGGTCTCAAGAGTGTAGTATTCAGTTCTAATCCGACGGTACGCAAACAATCTGAAGAACGATGATTATTAGTGCAATACCCTCAGTGAATTATGGGTGATTAGTTGAATTTTCCTACATATTATTATGGTCTTCTCTGCTTATCTTTTTTAATGCTATATCAATCAAGTGATGAAGTTTCCACCCTTCTTCTAAAACAAAGGTTTTCCAATCTCCTTATTACTCAGTAAAATTCAATAAGAATGTACAATGTACCATCCACGGTAGTTGATTGCTAACTCCTGGATCCCCCTGATGTATAAATACTTCTCAAAACTCTTTTGTGATACATTGAcattgtctaattttttttttgggtacaatggGGGTCAAAGATCcagaaaagaaagcaaaaaaacaaaaagaactaaGAAATAGTTGTGGCAACAGCTCTAGGCCTTACAAGGCCATTAGCATCATCAAGGACGTCTTGGACAATGAAGTTAGGCATTAGAGGCAACCTGCATAACCCCCAATCCTGAACAATGCTTTTCTTTGCCAACCCATCTGCAACCATATTTCTGTCACGGTAGATGTGAGTGAATAAACAGCTGGAGAAAAATTCCATAAGCTTCCTGCAATTTGCGAGTAAAGTACCAAGAGGATGTAACCCTGTGTCAGGACTCTTAAGAAGGTTGATAAGGATAGCTGAATCCGATTCAACCTCAAGATTATCTATATGAAGCTTGATAGCAATACGAAGACCAGTTATAAGACCCCACGCTTCTGCCTGTAAAACCTCGCCATGACCAATATTGAACATAAAACCATAACGCCATTAACCATTGCTATCTCTAATTACTCTACCAGAGCCAAGAACACCCTCCCTAGACCTTGAGCCATCCACATTCAATTTATAATACCCAGCAGTAGGTTTAATCCAACTCAACAACTCAATCCTAGAATTAGAAGGACTGGTAATGGTAGTAGAGTTCTTGTGCCATTCAAGAAAATATTGCAAAATAGATTCTCTGGCATTATAAGGACCATGGAAATTATTATCAAAAATGTTCTTATTACGCCACTTCCATATAAACCAACAAGTAAAGATGAAGGCATGAGACCAATTAGTATGCATAAACTTACTTCCTTTCTGAAGGATATTTGCAGCAATCCAGGCTTCCCAGTCCAGAGTAAAGGTTCTTTGCATAGATATAGGAACATCGATAACATTTCAGGTTGCAGCAACTTTAGGACAATTTatcattataaacacgaacggttccggttcgacagattcggtccgttcgtgtaaacagttttggatgtcttaatgatcaccaatttggctgaaaatttgcagaagtgatctatacattaggacctaaaaattgaacggttaagatgtgaaaatatgatcaaaaagttggtctaatgcctatccctataaaagacccaaaaaagggatcccttagtggaagccctatatatatacacacacacacacaaaatgaCCTCATGTGCAAGCTACCCAAAAGATATGCACTACACAATCAGATGAGCATATCCGATAGCTTCCAATCAGGAAGATTATCACTTCTAATTACTGCAAAACATTGCAGTGTAAATTGATGTTATAGAATGGAAAGTTCATAAAAGCATACCTTATTCTTGGGTTTGGTACAACAACAATCAGGGGGATCCTGCCAGAACTACTCTAGTATGATTGGCATGCTTTTCCTTTGATTCCAGGGTAGGTCCAAATCGAGCCCCGACACCAACATGGCTACTACACCGTTGATCCAAGTTGGGACCTTTACCGATCGGAGCCGATAAGGGGTCGCGGTCCGCCATTCTTTTGGAGCCTCGTCGACGCCAACTTGCTCTACGAGGTCTCTCCGAAGACTTCGGAGGCCTCCTCACCAGTACTTTCGGTTTTCACATTTTATCAGATTTATCATAATTGATTCACTTGAAGGCATTAATATACATAAAATTGATTTGCTTGTCATATCTTAATTTCCTGGAAATTAAAACACACCTTGTTATTGTTATACGAGATGCTTagaaaaatcaacatatagttTATGAAATTTGTATTGGCGTGTAATTACTGAAATGCAAATTAGAAAATACAATCATAgaagaaaatcaatatatatgaaattatgaatgaaCAAAACAGAGGAAAACAGAGACTACCAAAGACTtgcttagaagttagaacaaaATCAACATTAACTGGTGCTGCTTACAGGCCTTGGACCCAATAATTGCAACTACACACCAAAAACAGTCGTGTTGGAAAAAAGAGATGCATTACTAATACAGTAGTATTAATAGTTTGAAGGAAGTCAACTTTTActgcattttcttttcttaatattATAGTTAAGTGGATTTCATGAGATAATGTTTCATTTAGGTGGAGGAAAAATGGAATAGGAACCCAATTCTATCTTCCCCATGCCAGATAATAATTTAGCTGGAGAGGTCTCTCCTTCCTTGGGGAACCTGTCTAGCCAGTATTGAGATTTTTTATACATAGCAATAACTTGCTCCTAGTTACCTAGGTCaactataaaaaaattaagaattttgTCATCAGGCTCAGATACCCTTTACATTGAacaaaaccaaattgaaaaataaTGGCATGGAAAACCCTTTCCTAGCATTCAAACCTTTTAACATAGCCGATCGAGAACGGTCCATTCCATCCAAATTCAATGCAATTAGTCTAGTGTCATTGTCTCTTTGCCTTGAAGCCTAAGGCAATGCCACATGCTGCTGGTATACCTCAACAAAGCTATTGGCCTCCCCTCCTTGACATTGGATTGGACTAGCCAGGAACAGATAGCATCCACATATATAGAATTATAGACATTTTCCTTTCCCTCTTTACCCGGCATTTAAGAAATGAGGACTAGAAAAATCAATAATCCCATGTTATGGACTGAACTTGGTCTTGTATGTTTGTAACTACTGTAACCACACAGACAACAGTCGTCCTCCATCACGTCGTCAATCACGGGTTGGAGTTAAGCTAGCGAATAATTAAGTCGAGTCATCTTTTGGAAATACACCAGCCACCATCACATACGGCTACGGTTTCTGAGGGAGAGGGAGAAACACTATTGGAAATACACTATACGAAACGCAGCTCAAGCACAAATGCAGCCTCTCGTAATCTCGTATCATGCAGCGTCCCCGAGTTTTGCCTTGTTGGGCTATCACTTACTGGGCCTTGGCCTTGTTCCTTTCTTTAGTTAGCCTACGGGTCTCTACTAATGTTCCTCTGAGctgttttaattttgtttt contains these protein-coding regions:
- the LOC112176855 gene encoding RNA polymerase II C-terminal domain phosphatase-like 4 isoform X2 codes for the protein MATLSPDVNGNVSFPKASSFQVSKCCSNPNFARALSFNSNSRKLHLVLDLDHTLLHTTQLCNLTPEEDYLKIGTHPHRDVFVLETVITKLRPFVWRFLDEASKMFELYIYTKGNRYYAGLMAALLDPRKEYFPSSSRVISCEDHGIVGRYKSLDAVVGCNYSNVLILDDTEAAWTKESRDNLIVVEKYCFFRHKMGVPKCKSYAELKTDECGYLAALLEVLKVINRIFCDELAINPSGVDVRDVLQLFGNNSSRENDSYSNS
- the LOC112176855 gene encoding RNA polymerase II C-terminal domain phosphatase-like 4 isoform X1, which codes for MATLSPDVNGNVSFPKASSFQVSKCCSNPNFARALSFNSNSRKLHLVLDLDHTLLHTTQLCNLTPEEDYLKIGTHPHRDVFVLETVITKLRPFVWRFLDEASKMFELYIYTKGNRYYAGLMAALLDPRKEYFPSSSRVISCEDHGIVGRYKSLDAVVGCNYSNVLILDDTEAAWTKESRDNLIVVEKYCFFRHKMGVPKCKSYAELKTDECGYLAALLEVLKVINRIFCDELAINPSGVDVRDVLQLFGNNSSRGLSNIYTGSALTSVFI
- the LOC112176855 gene encoding uncharacterized protein LOC112176855 isoform X3; this translates as MATLSPDVNEAAWTKESRDNLIVVEKYCFFRHKMGVPKCKSYAELKTDECGYLAALLEVLKVINRIFCDELAINPSGVDVRDVLQLFGNNSSRGLSNIYTGSALTSVFI